From a region of the Mesomycoplasma ovipneumoniae ATCC 29419 genome:
- a CDS encoding carbohydrate ABC transporter permease, whose product MFIIKLKILKYISDKKTAKLTESINSQVRNKNITSAISSFLLKFIVLFFFGILIVFPFYFMLVYSLSPEEQILDTRIPVYWPNHFAWDNFVKAAQSGYFAALGITILVTLISVVAKVFFSMTFGYAFSLRKWKFKQASWVVFLSILVLPETALLIGQYRIMVMLGWNDGFQSIFALTSPFVASVFSGFMFRNAFEEIPDRIKEASMVDGCSGIRYFFKVATPMISPTIWTVGILTAFSAWNSTLWPLLILQSNSADLTTLNTWLLQKVGVADETAQIPGGYFKNIRMAGAILTILPMFIAYFVFRKRIMSAVSRQGSTVKG is encoded by the coding sequence ATGTTCATTATAAAATTAAAAATTCTAAAATATATTAGCGACAAAAAAACCGCTAAATTAACAGAGTCAATTAATTCGCAAGTTCGCAACAAAAATATCACAAGTGCAATTTCAAGCTTTTTGCTCAAATTCATCGTGCTTTTCTTTTTTGGAATACTAATTGTTTTTCCTTTTTATTTTATGTTAGTCTATTCACTCTCGCCTGAAGAGCAAATTCTTGACACGCGAATTCCAGTTTACTGACCGAATCATTTTGCCTGAGATAATTTTGTCAAAGCTGCTCAGTCAGGTTATTTTGCCGCTCTTGGAATCACGATTTTAGTTACTTTAATTTCTGTGGTTGCAAAAGTTTTTTTCTCAATGACTTTTGGCTATGCCTTTTCGCTAAGAAAGTGAAAATTTAAACAAGCTTCTTGGGTAGTTTTCCTTTCAATTTTAGTTCTTCCTGAAACTGCCCTTTTAATTGGTCAGTACCGGATTATGGTAATGCTCGGGTGAAATGATGGTTTCCAGTCAATTTTTGCCCTAACTAGTCCATTTGTTGCCTCTGTTTTTTCAGGCTTTATGTTTCGAAATGCCTTTGAAGAAATTCCTGATCGAATTAAAGAAGCCTCAATGGTTGATGGTTGTTCTGGGATTAGATATTTTTTTAAGGTAGCCACCCCGATGATATCGCCAACAATTTGAACTGTCGGAATTCTAACTGCTTTTTCAGCCTGAAATTCAACGCTTTGGCCACTTTTAATACTACAGTCTAATTCAGCTGATCTAACTACGCTAAATACTTGACTATTACAAAAAGTTGGAGTTGCTGATGAGACCGCCCAAATTCCCGGAGGCTACTTTAAAAACATCAGAATGGCCGGTGCAATTTTAACAATTCTGCCAATGTTTATTGCTTATTTTGTCTTTCGTAAGAGAATAATGAGTGCAGTCTCACGTCAAGGATCAACCGTAAAAGGATAA
- the mip gene encoding Ig-specific serine endopeptidase MIP: protein MKIKFLFPLLSVPFFAIACGNNHQQKLPSEQSQQGQKTPPTEGNISNSPQIDLVFQKIDANFESLFGQKSENEFKKFISESQKSVFQLLDNNVKDLSKKQEKITQINNIFSALEKIATQTQYDLEAQRSTATLTLGALKDIFKEEKPTQPQPPQSPQNPQSSEEQDKKIAELTNNSRPSGQNFSRFSPDGKRIILDQYENDFPEKEWDWYRINSNFSGGGIGFGSTSELEKKPENFPKEKPETIAKLNQKAKESDQPLFEKAQFRLFSLPVFDDNANTNKIKFNTYESGFKTPAWWKSSENSDYTFGGPNRLGLPRKIVSEDYRKLIPNVVSIKIENLVVDDAYQNDNNNPITRTNFSFGTLGILDYQIPQNSSYPLKWFFLTNAHVANNLQIANDFHEGKHYGRDFSNYNDSDFRLNTQSITLTKLKQTVPLNTILPTTRGAITDDEFYNTVKLDIKEKNGKIYNNGSESPDLAGVNNQPKSRQKPTQSMNVRTILMGSDVFKFKPSDFSDQQDLQNVDEFLDFAVIEINFNNEQEAKKITEEFYNNHKASSLKISEFNPFNSDQYSKLEKTPFYSLGYPGSKGDPTISQNDYPADFAQRNYSVSPWINKNFRLFNSRNEKDPLINGGSEFAWSRSYRSFVNLPGISDYFITAPVLAKSYTKLDYFDQKDKQRKSKKYLNSGLGTVIDNYTASGGLSGSPVFFKDGQLYSVVYASDSQASANLTLNLRSYGYDYKGYYGKYNLPKYDLIYGDSSSDAQQQKSYWKALSELYKNESNFKTNLFPEGLATQKDVFSKK from the coding sequence ATGAAAATTAAATTTTTATTTCCACTTTTATCTGTTCCATTTTTTGCAATCGCTTGTGGTAATAACCACCAGCAAAAACTACCTTCAGAACAAAGTCAACAAGGTCAAAAAACCCCTCCAACTGAAGGAAATATTTCAAATTCACCCCAAATTGACTTAGTTTTCCAAAAAATTGACGCAAATTTTGAATCACTTTTTGGTCAAAAATCAGAAAATGAGTTTAAAAAATTCATTTCCGAGTCACAAAAGTCAGTTTTTCAACTTCTTGATAATAATGTTAAAGATTTAAGTAAAAAACAGGAAAAAATCACCCAAATTAACAATATTTTTAGTGCTCTAGAAAAAATTGCAACACAGACTCAATACGATCTTGAAGCTCAAAGATCAACAGCAACACTAACATTAGGCGCACTTAAAGATATTTTTAAGGAAGAAAAACCAACTCAACCGCAGCCACCTCAAAGCCCTCAAAATCCTCAATCATCAGAAGAACAAGATAAAAAAATTGCTGAATTAACTAATAATTCTCGTCCTTCTGGACAAAATTTTAGTCGTTTTTCCCCTGATGGCAAACGGATAATTCTTGATCAATATGAAAATGATTTTCCCGAAAAAGAATGAGATTGGTATCGTATAAATTCTAATTTTAGTGGCGGTGGAATTGGTTTTGGATCTACAAGTGAACTTGAAAAAAAGCCGGAAAATTTCCCAAAAGAAAAGCCCGAAACTATTGCAAAATTAAATCAAAAAGCAAAAGAATCAGACCAACCTTTATTTGAAAAAGCACAATTTCGCCTTTTTTCCTTACCGGTTTTTGACGATAATGCAAACACAAATAAAATAAAATTCAATACTTATGAGTCTGGATTTAAGACGCCGGCTTGATGAAAATCTAGCGAAAATTCTGACTATACTTTTGGCGGTCCAAATCGACTTGGTTTGCCAAGAAAAATTGTTTCTGAGGATTACAGAAAACTAATTCCAAATGTTGTTTCAATAAAAATCGAAAATTTAGTCGTTGATGATGCCTACCAAAATGACAATAACAATCCAATTACGCGCACAAATTTTTCCTTTGGAACCTTAGGAATTTTAGACTACCAAATTCCGCAAAATTCATCCTACCCACTAAAATGATTCTTTTTAACTAACGCTCACGTGGCAAATAATTTGCAAATTGCCAATGATTTTCATGAGGGCAAACATTATGGACGTGATTTTTCAAATTATAATGATTCTGATTTTCGTTTAAATACACAAAGTATAACTCTTACAAAATTAAAACAAACCGTTCCTTTGAATACAATTTTGCCAACCACTAGAGGAGCAATCACTGATGATGAATTTTATAACACAGTTAAACTTGATATCAAAGAAAAGAATGGCAAAATTTACAATAACGGTTCAGAATCTCCAGATTTAGCGGGGGTGAATAACCAACCAAAATCCCGCCAAAAACCAACCCAAAGTATGAATGTTAGAACTATTTTAATGGGTTCAGACGTTTTTAAATTCAAACCTAGCGATTTTAGTGATCAACAAGACCTCCAGAATGTTGATGAATTTCTTGATTTTGCAGTTATTGAAATAAATTTCAATAATGAGCAAGAAGCTAAAAAAATTACCGAAGAATTTTACAATAATCACAAAGCAAGTTCACTAAAAATTTCTGAATTTAATCCGTTTAATTCAGATCAATATTCAAAACTAGAAAAAACACCTTTTTATAGTTTAGGCTACCCAGGTTCAAAAGGTGACCCTACTATTTCTCAAAACGATTATCCAGCCGATTTTGCCCAAAGAAACTACAGTGTTTCGCCTTGGATTAATAAAAATTTCCGTCTTTTTAATTCTAGAAACGAAAAAGATCCTTTAATTAATGGCGGTTCTGAATTTGCCTGATCAAGATCATATCGCAGTTTTGTAAATCTTCCCGGAATTAGCGATTATTTTATAACTGCACCAGTATTAGCTAAATCTTATACAAAACTTGATTATTTTGACCAAAAAGACAAGCAACGTAAATCCAAAAAATATTTAAACAGCGGTCTTGGAACTGTTATTGATAATTACACTGCTAGCGGTGGTTTGTCTGGTAGTCCTGTCTTTTTTAAAGATGGTCAACTTTATTCTGTGGTTTATGCTTCAGATTCGCAAGCTTCAGCAAATTTAACATTAAATTTGCGCTCTTATGGCTATGATTATAAAGGTTATTATGGCAAATATAATCTTCCTAAATATGATTTAATTTACGGCGATTCTTCTAGTGATGCTCAACAACAAAAATCTTATTGAAAAGCGCTTTCTGAACTTTATAAAAATGAAAGCAATTTTAAAACTAATCTATTTCCTGAAGGTCTAGCCACACAAAAAGATGTTTTTTCAAAAAAATAG
- a CDS encoding carbohydrate ABC transporter permease: protein MNLINRYFLKQRIKKTNLELGILDQKQPFWKPFLILLPSILVIFIFTFLPFLYSISKSVSIEINPNIAGNTRFGFDNFVDLITLDTNFHIAIRNSVIYSIAALPLGLIISLIIASTIASLHRKYARGFWQTVFFLPYVTSGIAVSVAFAYIFDSETGFINRLFGISTRWLNSGNPSSFNALLVVLMSGVWRSLAFEVLILTTAMLSVNPTLYKAAAIDGASPVRQFFKITLPSVSKTINFLITIGIIGGIKVFPIGIFANETEAISNGGATLLIYIYKNVRGTPNFAQAGALTIYLFVFGIALSVVVKKFLSTIFLVADKITEKNVHYKIKNSKIY from the coding sequence ATGAACTTAATTAATAGATATTTCCTAAAACAGCGAATTAAAAAAACTAATCTTGAACTGGGAATTCTAGACCAAAAGCAACCATTTTGAAAGCCTTTTTTAATACTTTTGCCTTCAATTTTAGTTATTTTTATTTTTACTTTTTTGCCATTTTTATACTCAATTTCTAAGTCTGTAAGTATCGAAATTAATCCTAATATTGCCGGAAATACTCGATTTGGTTTTGATAATTTTGTTGATTTAATTACTCTTGATACTAATTTTCATATTGCAATTCGAAATTCTGTCATTTATTCAATAGCAGCTCTACCACTTGGCCTAATAATTAGTTTAATTATTGCCTCAACAATTGCCTCACTCCACCGCAAATATGCCCGTGGATTTTGACAGACAGTGTTTTTTTTACCTTATGTAACCTCAGGAATTGCCGTTTCAGTTGCTTTTGCCTATATTTTTGATAGTGAAACTGGCTTTATTAACCGTCTTTTTGGGATTTCAACAAGATGACTAAATTCCGGAAATCCCTCATCTTTTAATGCACTTTTAGTTGTTTTAATGTCTGGAGTCTGAAGAAGTCTTGCTTTTGAAGTTTTAATTCTAACAACCGCAATGCTTTCAGTTAATCCAACACTTTATAAAGCAGCGGCAATTGATGGAGCTAGCCCAGTTCGTCAATTTTTCAAAATTACATTGCCGTCAGTTTCAAAAACAATTAACTTTTTAATTACAATCGGAATTATCGGCGGAATTAAGGTCTTTCCAATCGGTATTTTTGCCAACGAAACTGAAGCAATTAGTAACGGTGGTGCAACTTTACTGATCTATATTTACAAAAATGTGCGCGGAACACCTAACTTTGCCCAAGCAGGAGCGCTAACTATTTATCTTTTTGTTTTTGGAATTGCCCTTTCAGTTGTTGTCAAAAAGTTTTTAAGCACAATATTTTTAGTAGCTGACAAAATTACGGAGAAAAATGTTCATTATAAAATTAAAAATTCTAAAATATATTAG